One genomic region from Amycolatopsis sp. FBCC-B4732 encodes:
- a CDS encoding NPCBM/NEW2 domain-containing protein, protein MAATIAACTTVVTVVQATPAAAEPQYFAAQRVGERPPMGWNSWNKFGCEIDENLIRGAADALVSTGMKDAGYQYVNIDDCWAEQNRTADGKLEPNHERFPHGIKALADYVHEKGLKLGIYTSAGTLTCQKTMPGALDHEEADAQSFADWGVDYLKYDNCNNQGRPAIERYTKMGDAIKKTGRPMIYALCEWGENDPWTWGRDAGAQLWRTTGDISDNWGSLTGILDQQVGLEKYAGPGGWNDPDMLEVGNGGMTDAEYRAHFSLWALLNAPLLAGNDLPAMTPATKAILENKDVIALDQDWAGVQGHKIRDDGDTEVWAKPMSDGSAAVVLFNRGSASTAMTTTAKELSLAGRGFRVRDLWSGTETETAGTLRAAVPAHGSATFRVWPENKPSAAPLTTLALPNPEYVPADRPLTTTLKVTNDGSTPVAQLRASIATPAGWRLRGPGAFTVPIVPPGKSWQHDVTFEPVAPAGERVTLAAKASYLTLYGRRSLTAEGSSPLVTRPATGTTALSKAAWMSSDNGWGPVERGTSNGEAGAGDGHRITIAGVGYDDGIGAHAPSSVRIYVGAACTSVRALVGLDDENSGGSAGFRILGDGKELAATGVLHPGDKAQPLDAQLSGVQVLELAVTDGGDGNTNDHADWANAAINC, encoded by the coding sequence ATGGCGGCCACGATAGCCGCCTGCACCACGGTCGTGACCGTCGTCCAAGCCACCCCCGCGGCCGCCGAACCCCAGTACTTCGCCGCCCAGCGCGTTGGCGAACGCCCGCCGATGGGCTGGAACAGCTGGAACAAGTTCGGCTGCGAGATCGACGAAAACCTCATCCGCGGCGCCGCCGACGCGCTCGTGTCGACCGGCATGAAGGACGCGGGCTACCAGTACGTCAACATCGACGACTGCTGGGCCGAACAGAACCGCACGGCCGACGGCAAGCTCGAGCCGAACCACGAGCGCTTCCCGCACGGCATCAAGGCGCTCGCCGACTACGTCCACGAAAAGGGCCTCAAGCTCGGCATCTACACCAGTGCGGGCACGCTTACCTGCCAGAAGACCATGCCCGGTGCCCTCGACCACGAAGAGGCCGACGCGCAGTCGTTCGCCGACTGGGGCGTCGACTACCTCAAGTACGACAACTGCAACAACCAGGGCCGCCCCGCGATCGAGCGCTACACGAAGATGGGCGACGCGATCAAGAAGACCGGCCGTCCGATGATCTACGCGCTCTGCGAGTGGGGCGAAAACGACCCGTGGACCTGGGGCCGCGACGCCGGCGCGCAGCTGTGGCGGACCACCGGCGACATCAGCGACAACTGGGGCAGCCTGACCGGCATCCTCGACCAGCAGGTCGGCCTGGAGAAGTACGCGGGTCCCGGCGGCTGGAACGACCCGGACATGCTCGAAGTCGGCAACGGCGGCATGACCGACGCCGAGTACCGCGCGCACTTCTCGCTGTGGGCGCTGCTGAACGCGCCGCTGCTGGCCGGCAACGACCTGCCCGCGATGACCCCGGCCACCAAGGCGATCCTGGAGAACAAGGACGTCATCGCCCTCGACCAGGACTGGGCCGGCGTGCAGGGCCACAAGATCCGCGACGACGGCGACACCGAGGTCTGGGCGAAGCCGATGTCCGACGGCTCGGCCGCGGTCGTGCTGTTCAACCGCGGTTCCGCGAGCACCGCGATGACGACGACGGCGAAGGAGCTCAGCCTCGCCGGGCGCGGCTTCCGCGTGCGCGACCTCTGGAGCGGCACCGAAACCGAGACCGCGGGCACCCTCCGCGCCGCCGTCCCGGCCCACGGCTCGGCCACGTTCCGCGTCTGGCCGGAGAATAAGCCGTCCGCTGCGCCGCTGACGACGCTCGCCCTGCCGAACCCGGAGTACGTGCCCGCCGACCGGCCGCTGACCACCACGCTGAAGGTCACCAACGACGGCAGCACGCCGGTCGCGCAGCTGCGCGCGAGCATCGCGACCCCCGCGGGCTGGCGGCTGCGCGGTCCCGGCGCGTTCACGGTGCCGATCGTGCCGCCGGGCAAGAGCTGGCAGCACGACGTCACGTTCGAGCCGGTCGCGCCGGCCGGCGAGCGCGTCACGCTCGCCGCGAAGGCGAGCTACCTTACACTGTACGGCCGGCGCAGCCTTACAGCGGAAGGCAGCTCGCCACTGGTCACGCGCCCGGCCACCGGAACGACGGCGTTGTCGAAGGCCGCGTGGATGTCGTCGGACAACGGCTGGGGCCCGGTCGAGCGCGGGACCAGCAACGGCGAGGCCGGAGCGGGCGACGGGCACCGGATCACCATCGCCGGCGTGGGCTACGACGACGGGATCGGCGCGCACGCCCCGTCGAGCGTGCGGATCTACGTCGGCGCGGCCTGCACGTCGGTCCGCGCGCTCGTCGGTCTGGACGACGAAAACTCCGGTGGCAGCGCGGGGTTCCGCATCCTCGGCGACGGCAAGGAGCTCGCCGCGACCGGCGTCCTGCACCCCGGGGACAAGGCGCAACCGCTCGACGCGCAGCTGTCCGGGGTCCAGGTGCTGGAGCTGGCCGTGACCGACGGCGGCGACGGCAACACCAACGACCACGCCGACTGGGCGAACGCCGCGATCAACTGCTGA
- a CDS encoding CoA transferase — MPEGFRPLDGIKVVDLSRILAGPYCTQYLGEMGADVVKVEPPGHGDDTRGWGPPFVGDEAVYYLAANRNKRGIVLDLKSDRGRDAVRRLVADADVLVENFRPGTLEKWGLGYPALAELNQRLIHVSITGFGQTGPYRDRAGYDLVAQALGGVMSLTGEPDGPPAKVGLPVADLNAGTWAIIAVLMALQARHTTGRGQYLDVSLLDSQLAWHVYAAGAHFYDAPRPRRMGSAHPSIVPYQAYHAADDWLIIAVGSEKLWHAFCGVLALDIASDPRFSSNAARAAHRDELNALLEPVLLTRTAAEWLKSFDAAGIPAAPINEIDDVYADPWTEAREQVVRLPHPTVGTYVGTGFPVKASDTPARASSAPPTLGQHTAEVLGELGYSAAEIAEFLD; from the coding sequence ATGCCCGAAGGTTTTCGCCCGCTCGACGGGATCAAGGTCGTCGACCTGTCCCGCATCCTCGCCGGCCCCTACTGCACCCAGTACCTCGGCGAGATGGGCGCGGACGTGGTCAAGGTCGAGCCCCCGGGCCACGGCGACGACACCCGCGGCTGGGGCCCGCCGTTCGTCGGCGACGAAGCCGTCTACTACCTGGCGGCGAACCGGAACAAGCGCGGGATCGTCCTGGACCTCAAGAGCGACCGCGGCCGCGACGCGGTCCGGCGGCTGGTCGCGGACGCCGACGTGCTCGTCGAGAACTTCCGCCCGGGCACGCTGGAGAAGTGGGGGCTCGGCTACCCGGCGCTGGCCGAGCTGAACCAGCGGCTGATCCACGTGTCGATCACCGGCTTCGGGCAGACCGGGCCGTACCGCGACCGCGCGGGCTACGACCTGGTCGCCCAGGCCCTCGGCGGCGTGATGTCCCTGACCGGCGAGCCGGACGGGCCGCCGGCGAAGGTCGGCCTGCCGGTGGCGGACCTGAACGCGGGGACGTGGGCGATCATCGCCGTGCTGATGGCGTTGCAGGCGCGGCACACGACCGGTCGCGGGCAGTACCTCGACGTGTCCCTTTTGGACAGTCAGCTGGCGTGGCACGTCTACGCGGCGGGAGCGCACTTCTACGACGCACCCCGTCCGCGCCGGATGGGTTCGGCGCACCCGAGCATCGTCCCGTACCAGGCCTACCACGCGGCCGACGACTGGCTGATCATCGCGGTGGGCAGCGAGAAGCTGTGGCACGCGTTCTGCGGGGTGCTGGCGCTGGACATCGCTTCGGACCCTCGGTTTTCGTCGAACGCGGCACGGGCCGCGCACCGGGATGAGCTGAACGCTTTGCTCGAGCCGGTGTTGCTGACGCGCACGGCCGCGGAGTGGCTGAAGTCCTTCGACGCGGCGGGCATTCCGGCGGCCCCGATCAACGAGATCGACGACGTCTACGCGGACCCGTGGACGGAGGCGCGCGAGCAGGTGGTGCGGCTGCCGCACCCGACGGTGGGGACGTACGTGGGGACGGGGTTCCCGGTGAAGGCGTCGGATACGCCGGCGCGGGCTTCTTCGGCGCCGCCGACGTTGGGGCAGCACACGGCGGAGGTGCTCGGGGAGCTGGGGTACTCGGCGGCGGAGATCGCGGAGTTCCTGGACTGA
- a CDS encoding aspartate aminotransferase family protein, which produces MSAQHALWHPFADMGAVDGDRMVITRGAGSYVWDDGGRRYFDATASLWYANFGHGRPEITDAVAAQLRTLDSYNLFGYNANQPAIDLADRVAALAPEPGSKVFFGSGGGDVIDTAVKLARAYFAHTGRPDKVHVIGRAQGYHGTHGFGTAVGGIPANAAGFGPQPPDFSHVPFDSAAALEAEIERVGASRVAAFFCEPVIGAGGVLLPPDGYIEEVAAICRRHDVLFVADCVIAAWGRLGTWFGIDRWAVRPDMITTAKGITGGTIPLGALIVAPRVAEPFFTGAPGAPIFRHGATYAGHPVACAAGLATLDIYERDGLIPRGRELEKPLADAVSSVSGHPLVAEIRAGLGFLAAVELTAEVMDADPGAPVKLQRACRDEGVIVRNLGRGVAVSPPLIAAEPELDLLASALPKALDRLAAQS; this is translated from the coding sequence ATGTCAGCACAGCACGCCCTGTGGCACCCGTTCGCCGACATGGGCGCCGTCGACGGTGACCGGATGGTCATCACCCGTGGTGCGGGGTCGTACGTCTGGGACGACGGCGGCCGGCGGTACTTCGACGCGACCGCGTCGCTCTGGTACGCGAACTTCGGGCACGGGCGCCCGGAAATCACCGACGCCGTCGCGGCGCAGTTGCGGACGCTCGACTCGTACAACCTGTTCGGCTACAACGCCAACCAGCCGGCGATCGACCTTGCGGACCGCGTTGCCGCGCTGGCGCCGGAACCCGGTTCGAAGGTGTTCTTCGGCTCGGGTGGCGGGGACGTCATCGACACCGCCGTCAAGCTGGCGCGCGCGTACTTCGCGCACACCGGGCGGCCGGACAAGGTGCACGTGATCGGGCGGGCGCAGGGGTACCACGGCACGCACGGCTTCGGCACCGCGGTCGGCGGCATCCCGGCCAACGCGGCCGGTTTCGGTCCGCAGCCGCCCGACTTCTCGCACGTCCCGTTCGACAGCGCGGCGGCGCTGGAGGCCGAGATCGAGCGGGTGGGCGCGTCGCGCGTGGCGGCGTTCTTCTGCGAACCCGTGATCGGCGCGGGTGGCGTGCTGCTGCCGCCGGACGGGTACATCGAGGAGGTCGCGGCGATCTGCCGCCGCCACGACGTGCTGTTCGTAGCGGACTGCGTGATCGCGGCCTGGGGACGGCTCGGCACGTGGTTCGGCATCGACCGCTGGGCCGTCCGGCCCGACATGATCACGACGGCGAAGGGCATCACCGGCGGCACCATCCCGCTGGGTGCGCTGATCGTGGCCCCGCGGGTGGCGGAACCCTTCTTCACCGGCGCGCCGGGCGCCCCGATCTTCCGCCACGGCGCGACGTACGCGGGCCACCCGGTGGCGTGCGCGGCCGGCCTGGCGACCCTGGACATCTACGAGCGCGACGGCCTGATCCCCCGCGGCCGCGAACTGGAAAAGCCTTTGGCCGACGCGGTTTCGAGCGTCAGCGGGCACCCGCTGGTGGCCGAAATCCGCGCGGGGCTCGGTTTCCTGGCCGCCGTCGAGCTGACGGCGGAGGTGATGGACGCCGACCCGGGCGCCCCGGTGAAGCTGCAGCGCGCCTGCCGGGACGAGGGTGTGATCGTGCGGAACCTCGGGCGCGGGGTCGCGGTGTCGCCGCCGTTGATCGCGGCCGAGCCCGAGCTGGACCTGCTGGCGTCGGCGTTGCCGAAGGCCCTGGACCGCTTGGCCGCTCAGAGCTGA
- a CDS encoding VOC family protein has protein sequence MAHDFQVVVDSADPHVQAGWWAETLGWSVEPTDEGFIREMIAKGYAKEEETRTYQGSLVWKAGAAIRHPDSPPDGPPRRILFQEVPEGKTVKNRVHLDVWVGADNVEATLEKLTARGATYLHRGRQGPHSWVTVADPEGNEFCVS, from the coding sequence ATGGCGCATGACTTCCAGGTAGTGGTGGATTCGGCCGACCCGCACGTGCAGGCCGGCTGGTGGGCCGAGACGCTCGGCTGGTCCGTCGAACCGACGGACGAAGGCTTCATCCGCGAGATGATCGCGAAGGGGTACGCGAAGGAGGAGGAAACCCGGACGTACCAGGGATCGCTGGTCTGGAAGGCGGGAGCGGCGATCCGGCACCCGGACTCGCCACCCGACGGTCCACCGCGGCGGATCCTGTTCCAGGAGGTCCCGGAGGGGAAGACGGTGAAGAACCGGGTCCACCTCGACGTCTGGGTCGGGGCGGACAACGTCGAGGCGACGCTGGAGAAGCTCACGGCCCGTGGGGCGACGTACCTGCACCGCGGGCGGCAGGGGCCGCACAGCTGGGTGACCGTGGCGGATCCGGAGGGGAACGAGTTCTGCGTTTCGTGA
- a CDS encoding GNAT family N-acetyltransferase, giving the protein MIRLARPDDLPALIDVEREAGSLFRDIGMTAIADDDPGSVAELAVYQADGRAWVSVDEHDRPVGYLVAEVVDGHAHIEQVSVRPGHARRGLGRALIDALAEWALTRDLPALTLTTFAAVPWNAPYYERLRFRVIPDGEIGDGLRAIRSAEAARGLDAWPRVALIRPL; this is encoded by the coding sequence GTGATCCGGCTCGCGCGCCCCGACGACCTGCCCGCGTTGATCGACGTCGAACGCGAGGCGGGCAGCCTCTTCCGCGACATCGGCATGACCGCGATCGCCGACGACGACCCCGGTTCGGTGGCGGAGCTGGCGGTGTACCAGGCCGACGGCCGCGCGTGGGTGAGCGTCGACGAGCACGACCGGCCGGTCGGCTACCTCGTCGCGGAGGTCGTCGACGGGCACGCGCACATCGAGCAGGTCTCGGTCCGCCCCGGCCACGCCCGCCGCGGACTGGGCCGCGCGCTCATCGACGCGCTCGCCGAGTGGGCCCTCACGCGTGATCTTCCGGCGCTGACGCTCACGACGTTCGCGGCCGTGCCGTGGAACGCGCCCTACTACGAGCGGCTCCGGTTCCGGGTCATCCCGGACGGTGAAATCGGCGACGGACTGCGCGCGATCCGCAGCGCCGAGGCGGCCCGAGGCCTGGACGCCTGGCCGCGTGTCGCGCTGATCCGACCGCTCTGA
- a CDS encoding IclR family transcriptional regulator C-terminal domain-containing protein, with the protein MTPAVSAVDGSATSAPRRTPGASSSRKVLQLLLAFSERRWEASVAELAATIGTPVATTYRYVALLKELQLLEEGRAGHYHLTSQVMPLARAAQLANGLVQLAKPAMEEAARELGETVLLFQQFGDAAVCADRVECDRAMRFTFEPGHSTPLGLGASGKMLLALLPEMERDRRLPSIVEQRGTAIRDELKYALENRYAVSSGEIDEGVWACSVPVHAPGRRPTVLSLAGPAARITEAARHTAITALQEYATRIQRTISSYSL; encoded by the coding sequence ATGACGCCTGCCGTCAGTGCCGTCGACGGTTCCGCCACCTCCGCCCCGCGCCGCACCCCCGGTGCCAGCAGTTCCCGCAAGGTCCTGCAGCTGCTGCTCGCCTTCTCCGAAAGACGCTGGGAAGCCAGCGTCGCCGAGCTCGCCGCGACGATCGGCACCCCGGTCGCGACGACCTACCGCTACGTGGCGCTGCTCAAGGAGCTGCAGCTCCTCGAAGAAGGCCGTGCCGGGCACTACCACCTGACCAGCCAGGTGATGCCGCTGGCGCGGGCCGCGCAGCTGGCGAACGGGCTGGTGCAGCTGGCGAAACCGGCCATGGAGGAAGCCGCGCGGGAGCTCGGCGAGACGGTGCTGCTGTTCCAGCAGTTCGGCGACGCCGCCGTGTGCGCGGACCGCGTCGAGTGCGACCGCGCCATGCGGTTCACGTTCGAGCCGGGGCATTCGACGCCGCTCGGGCTCGGGGCGTCCGGCAAGATGCTGCTCGCCCTGCTGCCCGAAATGGAGCGCGACCGGCGGCTGCCGTCGATCGTCGAGCAGCGCGGCACCGCCATCCGCGACGAGCTGAAGTACGCGCTGGAGAACCGGTATGCGGTCAGCTCGGGGGAAATCGACGAAGGCGTCTGGGCCTGTTCCGTGCCGGTCCACGCGCCCGGGCGGCGGCCCACGGTGCTCAGCCTGGCCGGGCCGGCCGCGCGGATCACCGAGGCGGCCCGGCACACCGCGATCACCGCCCTGCAGGAGTACGCGACCCGGATCCAGCGGACGATCTCGTCTTATTCGCTGTGA
- a CDS encoding PH domain-containing protein, whose product MSTEAVVTPPAEGTQEAPWHRLDRRMLLIRPVLDLVKSLPVLLGALLFGHGEPWQWIGLAFTAIAVFTGVSHVLTSRYRITATQVEWHTGLLLRKQRAIPRDRIRTVDVTSEPKHRLFSLAAARIGTGRHSHGKGPGKDELVLDAVTIAEAQRLRTLLLHRKAAAHSEAVTAPPEQLVAAVDKKWLRYAPFTLSGLAVVGAVVGTVYHFAHELHFDPIQFSLVQTVLGHFTDTPTWLSLVLAAVGLLVLVSVLSVGGYVLSFWNFRLTREPAGTLHIRRGLITTRSVSIEEDRLRGVEIREPLPLRLAGGARCVAIAGGLREGKGADKSGGLLLPPAPLAKAHEVVAEVLGEDPVATPLTRHPRRALYRRVSRAVVGVLLLAAALYGLAWLGALPDWPWQAALVLLPFAALVGWDRYRGLGHAFTGRYLVTRSGSLDRGTAAVRCDGMTGIVVERSYFQRRAGLVTVIAPVAAGKGRYRVLDVGETDGLALADQAVPGLLTPFLERG is encoded by the coding sequence GTGAGCACCGAAGCGGTCGTGACCCCGCCCGCCGAGGGGACGCAGGAGGCGCCCTGGCACCGCCTCGACCGGCGCATGCTGCTCATCCGGCCGGTGCTGGACCTGGTGAAGTCGCTGCCGGTGCTGCTCGGCGCGCTGCTGTTCGGGCACGGCGAGCCGTGGCAGTGGATCGGCCTGGCGTTCACCGCGATCGCCGTGTTCACCGGCGTCTCGCACGTGCTGACTTCGCGCTACCGGATCACCGCGACGCAGGTCGAGTGGCACACCGGGCTGTTGTTGCGCAAGCAGCGCGCGATCCCGCGCGACCGGATCCGCACCGTCGACGTCACCTCCGAGCCGAAGCACCGGCTGTTCTCCCTCGCCGCGGCGAGGATCGGCACCGGGCGGCACTCGCACGGGAAGGGGCCGGGCAAGGACGAGCTCGTCCTCGACGCCGTGACGATCGCCGAAGCGCAGCGGCTGCGGACACTGCTCTTACACCGTAAGGCCGCGGCTCACTCCGAAGCGGTCACCGCGCCGCCGGAGCAGCTCGTGGCCGCGGTCGACAAGAAGTGGCTGAGGTACGCGCCGTTCACGCTCTCGGGCCTCGCCGTGGTCGGCGCGGTGGTCGGCACCGTCTACCACTTCGCGCACGAACTGCACTTCGACCCGATCCAGTTCTCCCTCGTCCAGACCGTCCTCGGGCACTTCACCGACACCCCGACGTGGCTGAGCCTGGTGCTGGCCGCCGTCGGCCTGCTGGTGCTCGTGTCGGTGCTGTCGGTCGGCGGGTACGTGCTTTCGTTCTGGAACTTCCGGCTCACCCGCGAGCCCGCCGGCACGCTGCACATCCGGCGCGGGCTGATCACGACGCGGTCGGTGTCGATCGAGGAGGACCGCCTGCGGGGCGTCGAAATCCGCGAACCACTGCCGCTGCGGCTGGCCGGCGGCGCCCGCTGCGTCGCCATCGCCGGCGGTCTGCGCGAGGGCAAGGGCGCGGACAAGAGCGGCGGCCTGCTGCTGCCGCCCGCGCCGCTCGCGAAGGCGCACGAAGTCGTCGCGGAGGTGCTCGGCGAAGACCCGGTGGCGACGCCGCTGACGCGCCACCCGCGGCGGGCGCTGTACCGGCGGGTCTCCCGCGCGGTCGTCGGGGTGCTGCTGCTCGCCGCGGCGCTCTACGGCCTCGCGTGGCTCGGCGCGCTGCCGGACTGGCCTTGGCAGGCCGCGCTGGTGCTGCTGCCGTTCGCCGCGCTCGTCGGCTGGGACCGCTACCGCGGCCTCGGCCACGCGTTCACCGGCCGCTACCTGGTGACGCGGTCGGGCTCACTGGACCGCGGCACGGCGGCGGTCCGCTGCGACGGGATGACCGGGATCGTCGTCGAGCGCTCGTACTTCCAGCGCCGCGCCGGCCTGGTCACGGTGATCGCACCGGTCGCCGCGGGCAAGGGCCGGTACCGCGTGCTGGACGTCGGGGAGACCGACGGCCTGGCGCTGGCGGACCAGGCCGTTCCGGGGCTGCTGACGCCGTTCCTCGAGCGCGGCTGA
- a CDS encoding PH domain-containing protein → MSEHTTNTALRLRPPAHRVSRRAIGYWTATAAIFWILLIGLQTVIVVTSDDAPSFLSVTLVVSCVLAPLHLLVMPQWRYRVHRWEVTAEAVYTQAGWLKQEWRIAPVSRIQTVDIERDPFEQLFGLAKITVTTASAAGPLRIAGLAHGRALELADELTKTTQAVRGDAT, encoded by the coding sequence GTGAGCGAACACACCACGAACACGGCGCTGCGGCTGCGGCCACCGGCACACCGGGTCAGCCGCCGGGCCATCGGCTACTGGACGGCGACCGCCGCGATCTTCTGGATCCTGCTGATCGGGCTGCAGACCGTCATCGTGGTGACCAGCGACGACGCGCCGTCGTTCCTGAGCGTGACGCTGGTGGTCTCGTGCGTGCTCGCCCCGCTGCACCTGCTCGTGATGCCGCAGTGGCGCTACCGCGTGCACCGCTGGGAGGTCACCGCCGAGGCCGTCTACACGCAGGCCGGCTGGCTGAAGCAGGAGTGGCGGATCGCGCCGGTCTCGCGGATCCAGACCGTCGACATCGAGCGCGACCCGTTCGAGCAGCTGTTCGGGCTGGCGAAGATCACGGTGACGACGGCGTCCGCGGCGGGGCCGCTGCGCATCGCGGGCCTGGCGCACGGCCGCGCGCTGGAGCTGGCGGACGAGCTGACGAAGACGACCCAGGCCGTGCGCGGGGACGCGACGTGA
- a CDS encoding proteasome assembly chaperone family protein: MGLDPDDLYEVDSDVPDLTGAVLMHHFEGFMDAGSAGRLLAEHLLTGDHRVVARFDVDRLIDYRSRRPTMTYAVDHWEDYDAPELVVHLLHDTDGTPFLLLSGPEPDHDWERFCLAVRNLVERWGVRLTAGFHGIPMGAPHTRPLGVSAHATRQDLVGEHQPLPNRLQVPGSLAALLEYRLGEWGHDAVGFAAHVPHYLAQSTYPSASLIVLDALSRATGLSLAEGELRAAAELADAEINRQVAESAEVADVVRALERQYDTFVEASEKGSLLAESEEHMPTAEELGSQFERFLAEQNGGDGPER; encoded by the coding sequence GTGGGACTCGATCCCGACGACCTGTACGAGGTGGACTCGGACGTCCCCGACCTGACCGGGGCGGTGCTGATGCACCACTTCGAAGGGTTCATGGACGCCGGCTCGGCGGGCCGTCTGCTGGCGGAGCACCTGCTGACCGGCGATCACCGGGTGGTCGCCCGCTTCGACGTCGACCGGCTCATCGACTACCGCTCGCGGCGGCCGACGATGACCTACGCGGTCGACCACTGGGAGGACTACGACGCGCCCGAGCTGGTCGTGCACCTGCTGCACGACACCGACGGCACGCCGTTCCTGCTGCTGTCGGGCCCGGAGCCGGACCACGACTGGGAGCGGTTCTGCCTCGCGGTCCGCAACCTCGTCGAGCGCTGGGGCGTCCGGCTGACCGCCGGCTTCCACGGCATCCCGATGGGCGCGCCGCACACCCGCCCGCTCGGCGTCAGCGCGCACGCCACCCGCCAGGACCTGGTCGGCGAGCACCAGCCGCTGCCCAACCGGCTGCAGGTCCCGGGCAGCCTCGCCGCGCTGCTGGAGTACCGGCTCGGCGAGTGGGGCCACGACGCCGTCGGCTTCGCCGCGCACGTGCCGCACTACCTGGCGCAGTCGACGTACCCGTCGGCGTCTCTCATCGTGCTCGACGCGCTGAGCCGCGCGACCGGGCTGAGCCTGGCCGAAGGCGAGCTGCGCGCGGCCGCGGAGCTGGCCGACGCCGAGATCAACCGCCAGGTCGCGGAGTCCGCCGAGGTCGCCGACGTCGTCCGCGCGCTGGAGCGGCAGTACGACACGTTCGTCGAGGCTTCGGAGAAGGGGTCGCTGCTCGCGGAGTCGGAGGAGCACATGCCGACCGCGGAGGAGCTCGGCTCGCAGTTCGAGCGGTTCCTGGCCGAGCAGAACGGCGGCGACGGCCCGGAGCGCTGA
- a CDS encoding class I SAM-dependent methyltransferase — MARYDEIGVGYALGRRTDPRWLTPVLDALGAARSVLDVGSGTGSYEPPSRRVVAVEPSAEMIRQRPDGAAPVVRAVAEALPFGSSTFDAALAVLTVHHWPDWRRGLDELRRVAPRQVVLAYDTALHNDFWLVQEYVPEVAALERSRPSAAQIADHLGASSVLPLPVPWDFTDGVFPAHWRRPEAYLDPAVRRACSALAQTSPEAVTRGIDRLRADLESGRWHADHAELLALPEWDAGFRLIVADGASGTVPG; from the coding sequence ATGGCGCGCTACGACGAGATCGGCGTCGGGTACGCGCTGGGGCGGCGCACCGACCCGCGGTGGCTGACGCCGGTGCTCGACGCGCTCGGTGCCGCGCGGTCCGTGCTCGACGTCGGCTCCGGGACGGGCTCCTACGAGCCGCCTTCGCGGCGCGTCGTCGCGGTGGAGCCGTCGGCGGAGATGATCCGGCAACGCCCGGACGGCGCCGCGCCGGTCGTGCGGGCGGTCGCGGAGGCGCTGCCGTTCGGGTCTTCGACGTTCGACGCCGCGCTCGCGGTGCTGACCGTGCACCACTGGCCGGACTGGCGCCGCGGGCTCGACGAGCTGCGCCGCGTCGCACCCCGGCAGGTCGTACTGGCCTACGACACCGCACTGCACAACGACTTCTGGCTCGTGCAGGAGTACGTCCCCGAAGTCGCGGCGCTCGAACGGTCCCGCCCGTCGGCGGCGCAGATCGCGGACCACCTCGGCGCGTCGTCGGTGCTGCCGCTGCCGGTGCCGTGGGACTTCACCGACGGCGTGTTCCCCGCGCACTGGCGGCGGCCGGAGGCGTACCTGGACCCGGCGGTGCGGCGAGCTTGCTCGGCGCTCGCGCAGACGTCACCCGAGGCCGTCACGCGGGGGATCGACCGGCTGCGGGCCGACCTCGAGTCCGGCCGGTGGCACGCGGACCACGCGGAGCTGCTGGCGCTGCCGGAGTGGGACGCGGGCTTCCGGCTCATCGTGGCGGACGGTGCGTCAGGTACCGTCCCGGGATGA
- a CDS encoding class I SAM-dependent methyltransferase: protein MNRAETRSPVRKTLGKLLHALASKVDDPYTDQLNRMAAELRAEIVRQGDRVLDRVVEFEIRSRRDIVYAGDQDAALESNVFAREHLVGSRHFGRPKETLEYALSLAPEGGMALEFGVASGNTLRTIARARDGRDVYGFDSFDGLPEAWLNGMPAGAFARDDLPDVPGAELVVGLFTDSLPGFLAEHPGHVDFLHVDGDLYSSAKTVLDLCGPRLRAGSIVHFDEFFNFPGWKRHEYRAWTEYVERTGVEFEYVAYTYSDNQVTVKITKP from the coding sequence ATGAACCGCGCTGAAACTCGTTCACCCGTAAGGAAAACGCTGGGCAAGCTCCTCCACGCGCTGGCCTCGAAAGTGGACGACCCGTACACCGATCAGCTGAACCGGATGGCCGCGGAACTCCGCGCGGAGATCGTCCGCCAGGGTGACCGGGTCCTCGATCGGGTGGTGGAGTTCGAGATCCGCAGCCGCCGCGACATCGTCTACGCCGGCGATCAGGACGCCGCGCTGGAGAGCAACGTCTTCGCCCGCGAGCACCTCGTCGGCTCGCGGCACTTCGGCCGTCCCAAGGAGACACTCGAGTACGCGCTTTCCCTGGCGCCGGAAGGCGGCATGGCGCTGGAGTTCGGGGTCGCGTCCGGCAACACCCTGCGGACCATCGCCCGCGCCCGCGACGGCCGCGACGTCTACGGCTTCGACTCCTTCGACGGGCTGCCCGAGGCGTGGCTCAACGGCATGCCCGCCGGCGCCTTCGCCCGCGACGACCTGCCGGACGTCCCCGGCGCCGAGCTCGTCGTCGGGCTGTTCACCGACAGTCTCCCCGGGTTCCTGGCGGAGCACCCCGGGCACGTCGACTTCCTGCACGTCGACGGCGACCTCTACAGCTCCGCCAAGACCGTGCTCGACCTCTGCGGGCCGCGGCTGCGCGCGGGCAGCATCGTGCACTTCGACGAGTTCTTCAACTTCCCCGGCTGGAAGCGGCACGAATACCGCGCCTGGACGGAGTACGTCGAGCGCACCGGCGTCGAGTTCGAGTACGTCGCCTACACCTACAGCGACAACCAGGTGACGGTGAAGATCACGAAACCCTAG